Proteins encoded by one window of Candidatus Methylomirabilota bacterium:
- a CDS encoding alpha/beta hydrolase: MACGAARDIEVNGLRLRLHEWGEPGRTPALLLHSLAAHSHWWDWTAPLLAERFSVAALDLRGHGGSGWSEPPAYRPADYAADIVAVLDALGWRSPLVIGHSLGGYVGAYLAARFPDRVGALVITDTMTQWSEDETAWALKQVERPGPEFANPSEAGARYRLSPPETKAPADWIRHLGEAAVVERKCGVWHYAFDRRVFAQARPDAWPLLPGVVCPTLVVRGEGSRIMDRDAWLRVATAVQRGQFAEVKDAWHHLILDDPAGFCSIVTTWLDRVVTPSPARRG, encoded by the coding sequence ATGGCCTGCGGCGCCGCGCGCGACATCGAGGTGAACGGTCTGCGCCTCCGGCTCCACGAGTGGGGCGAGCCCGGCAGGACGCCGGCGCTCCTCCTCCACTCGCTGGCGGCCCACAGCCACTGGTGGGACTGGACCGCGCCGCTCCTGGCCGAGCGCTTCTCCGTCGCCGCCCTCGACTTGCGCGGCCACGGCGGCAGCGGCTGGTCCGAGCCCCCTGCCTACCGGCCCGCGGACTACGCCGCCGACATCGTCGCCGTCCTCGACGCCCTCGGCTGGCGGTCTCCGCTCGTCATCGGTCACTCGCTGGGAGGCTACGTCGGCGCGTATCTCGCCGCCCGATTCCCAGATCGGGTGGGCGCCCTCGTCATCACCGACACCATGACCCAATGGTCGGAGGACGAGACGGCTTGGGCGCTCAAGCAGGTCGAGCGCCCGGGCCCTGAGTTCGCGAATCCGTCCGAGGCGGGCGCGCGCTACCGGCTCTCGCCGCCGGAGACGAAGGCGCCCGCGGACTGGATCCGCCATCTCGGCGAGGCGGCCGTCGTCGAACGGAAGTGCGGCGTCTGGCACTACGCTTTCGATCGTCGCGTCTTCGCCCAGGCGCGGCCCGACGCCTGGCCGCTCCTGCCCGGCGTCGTCTGCCCCACGCTTGTGGTGCGCGGCGAGGGCAGCCGGATCATGGACCGCGACGCGTGGCTCCGCGTCGCCACCGCGGTGCAGCGCGGCCAGTTCGCCGAGGTGAAGGACGCCTGGCACCACTTGATCCTCGACGACCCCGCGGGCTTCTGCTCGATCGTGACAACCTGGCTCGATCGGGTCGTGACGCCCAGCCCGGCACGCCGCGGGTGA
- the hisC gene encoding histidinol-phosphate transaminase — protein MRRIWREALSAVTPYEAGKPLEALEKELGLAAILRLSANESPLGPSPMVIEALRREAPRAHLYPDGGSTALREAIGRRLGVPPGWIIAGNGGDEILGLIARAAFEPGDEILMPHPAFEPYDIEARLSGATPIRSPLKGYDTDLDDILARVTPRTKTVFLCTPHNPATTIIRREPLERFLAALGDDPPLVVLDEAYRDFCDDPETADGVPLAKRYPRLISLRTFSKIAGLAGLRVGYAVAQEEVISWLGRVRAPFNVNRFAQVAGVAALEDAAHLERTRALILAERPRLLAEVARRGAPAPPSQSNFILPRVGGQADALRAALLKAGILVRDGAAVGFPGHLRIAVSTRENNDRLLKAWDRAAS, from the coding sequence ATGAGACGGATCTGGCGCGAGGCGCTCTCGGCAGTGACGCCCTATGAGGCAGGCAAGCCGCTCGAGGCGCTCGAGAAGGAGCTGGGGCTGGCGGCCATCCTCAGGCTCTCGGCCAACGAGAGCCCGCTGGGCCCTTCCCCGATGGTCATCGAAGCGCTGCGCCGCGAAGCGCCGCGCGCCCACCTCTACCCGGACGGCGGCTCGACGGCGCTCCGCGAAGCGATCGGGCGGCGGCTGGGTGTTCCGCCAGGCTGGATCATCGCCGGCAACGGCGGCGACGAGATCCTGGGGCTCATCGCGCGCGCGGCCTTCGAGCCCGGCGACGAGATCCTGATGCCGCACCCGGCCTTCGAGCCCTACGACATCGAGGCGCGCCTCTCGGGCGCCACGCCCATCAGAAGCCCGCTCAAGGGCTACGACACCGACCTCGACGACATCCTGGCGCGCGTGACCCCGCGCACCAAGACCGTCTTCCTCTGCACGCCTCACAACCCGGCGACGACCATTATCAGACGCGAGCCGCTCGAGCGGTTCCTCGCCGCGCTCGGCGATGACCCGCCGCTCGTGGTCCTCGACGAGGCGTACCGCGATTTCTGCGACGATCCGGAGACGGCAGACGGCGTCCCGCTCGCGAAGCGGTACCCGCGGCTGATCTCGCTCCGCACCTTCTCGAAGATCGCGGGGCTGGCGGGGCTGCGGGTGGGCTATGCGGTGGCGCAGGAGGAGGTTATCAGCTGGCTGGGCCGCGTGCGCGCACCCTTCAACGTCAATCGCTTCGCCCAGGTCGCGGGCGTCGCGGCGCTCGAGGATGCCGCGCATCTCGAGCGGACCCGCGCGCTCATCCTCGCCGAGCGCCCGAGGCTCCTCGCTGAAGTGGCGCGGCGCGGCGCGCCCGCGCCCCCCTCACAGTCGAACTTCATCCTCCCGCGTGTCGGCGGGCAGGCGGATGCGCTCAGGGCGGCTCTCCTCAAGGCGGGGATCCTGGTGCGGGACGGCGCGGCCGTGGGCTTCCCCGGCCATCTCCGGATCGCCGTCAGCACCCGCGAAAACAACGACCGCCTGCTCAAAGCCTGGGACCGCGCCGCCAGCTAG
- a CDS encoding P1 family peptidase encodes MIPGVHVGHVTDLRSLTGCTAILPERPAVGALEIAGWAAGVHGIEFLDPRHLAPTVDGIVLAGGSAFGLEAVWGAMEYLEEHGRGFPVSRTVVPHVAGAIIFDLNVGDHRVRPDRAMGYAACAAARPGPVEEGSVGAGTGATVGKLYGIERAMRGGLGVSRVERDGVVTAALMVVNAVGDVRDPVTGRLIAGARDAADGRRLVDSAAALESGAPPPGFRPVNTTIGVVVTSAALGKAEAARVARLGLQGFERALSPPHLPTDGDALFCLSVGDARADLASLGRAAAEAVAAAIARAVLCATSLPGLPAAREIEAQNS; translated from the coding sequence GTGATTCCGGGCGTCCACGTGGGCCACGTCACCGATCTCCGGTCGCTCACCGGCTGCACGGCCATCCTGCCTGAGCGGCCGGCGGTGGGCGCGCTCGAGATCGCCGGCTGGGCGGCGGGGGTCCACGGCATCGAGTTCCTCGACCCCCGCCACCTGGCGCCGACGGTGGACGGCATCGTCTTAGCAGGAGGCAGCGCCTTCGGCCTCGAGGCCGTCTGGGGCGCGATGGAGTATCTCGAGGAGCATGGCCGGGGCTTCCCGGTCTCCCGCACCGTGGTGCCGCACGTCGCGGGCGCGATCATCTTCGATCTGAACGTGGGCGATCACCGCGTCCGGCCGGACCGCGCCATGGGCTACGCCGCGTGCGCCGCGGCCCGGCCGGGGCCGGTGGAGGAAGGCAGCGTGGGCGCCGGGACGGGCGCGACGGTGGGGAAGCTCTACGGCATCGAGCGCGCCATGCGCGGCGGCCTCGGCGTCTCGCGCGTGGAGCGGGATGGCGTCGTCACGGCCGCGCTCATGGTCGTCAACGCGGTCGGCGACGTGCGCGACCCCGTCACGGGCCGCCTCATTGCGGGAGCGCGGGACGCGGCCGACGGCAGGCGGCTGGTGGACTCAGCCGCGGCCCTCGAGAGCGGCGCACCGCCTCCCGGATTCCGCCCCGTCAACACCACCATCGGCGTCGTCGTCACGTCGGCCGCCCTCGGCAAGGCCGAGGCCGCGCGCGTGGCGCGGCTGGGCCTCCAGGGATTCGAGCGGGCGCTCTCTCCCCCTCACCTGCCGACGGACGGCGACGCCCTCTTCTGCCTGTCCGTCGGGGACGCGCGGGCCGATCTCGCGTCGCTGGGCAGGGCGGCGGCGGAGGCCGTGGCGGCGGCGATCGCGCGAGCCGTGCTCTGCGCGACGTCACTGCCGGGCCTCCCGGCGGCGCGGGAGATCGAAGCCCAGAATTCTTGA
- a CDS encoding cupin domain-containing protein has translation MDSSSMTTRDPNLPAEYSAGLDRLSLAPLWTALHALLPQERMTRAVPHRWRWTEMRGPLLEAARLVPIEQAERRVLVLRNPGLGGAYAATATLFAGLQIILPGETAPSHHHTPAALRLIVEGRGAFTTVDGVKCAMEPGDLIITPPMRWHDHGHEGTEPVIWLDGLDIPLVRSFEAAWASKMRPAAAPSTTGDSSQDEFTAAGMVPRASRYEDTGYPQVRWPWSTVRGALEAMAAEATAGRPVVLRYVNPRTGTFPLRTMGCEAQWLRPSERTPAERRTASGVFHVIEGRGESKIGDETFTWEQGDCVAVPPWQWVQHQNLSASAPACLFHFNDEPALRALGLWMEETR, from the coding sequence GTGGATTCTAGCTCGATGACGACCCGCGATCCGAACTTGCCCGCCGAGTACTCGGCGGGGCTGGACCGGCTCTCCCTGGCGCCGCTGTGGACGGCGCTGCACGCGCTCTTGCCTCAGGAGCGTATGACCCGCGCGGTGCCCCACCGCTGGCGCTGGACCGAGATGCGCGGGCCGCTGCTCGAGGCGGCGCGCCTCGTGCCGATCGAGCAGGCCGAGCGCCGCGTGCTCGTGCTGCGCAACCCGGGCCTGGGTGGAGCGTACGCGGCGACGGCGACCTTGTTCGCGGGGCTCCAGATCATCCTGCCGGGCGAGACGGCGCCGAGCCACCACCACACCCCGGCCGCGCTCAGGCTGATCGTCGAGGGGCGCGGCGCCTTCACGACCGTGGACGGCGTCAAGTGCGCGATGGAGCCGGGAGACCTCATCATCACCCCGCCGATGCGCTGGCACGACCACGGCCACGAGGGGACGGAGCCGGTGATCTGGCTTGACGGGCTCGACATCCCGCTCGTCCGGAGCTTCGAGGCGGCCTGGGCGTCGAAGATGCGCCCGGCGGCCGCCCCCTCGACGACAGGCGATTCCTCCCAGGACGAGTTCACCGCCGCGGGCATGGTGCCCCGCGCCTCGCGGTACGAGGACACGGGCTACCCGCAGGTGCGCTGGCCGTGGAGCACGGTGCGGGGCGCGCTCGAGGCGATGGCGGCTGAGGCGACGGCCGGCCGGCCGGTCGTCCTCCGCTACGTCAACCCGCGCACCGGAACCTTTCCGCTCCGCACGATGGGCTGCGAGGCGCAGTGGCTGCGCCCCAGCGAGCGGACGCCGGCAGAGCGCCGGACTGCGAGCGGGGTCTTCCACGTGATCGAAGGCCGCGGCGAGAGCAAGATCGGGGATGAGACCTTCACTTGGGAGCAGGGCGACTGTGTCGCCGTTCCGCCCTGGCAGTGGGTCCAGCACCAGAACCTCTCGGCGTCGGCTCCGGCCTGTCTTTTCCACTTCAATGACGAGCCGGCGCTGCGCGCGCTCGGGCTCTGGATGGAAGAAACGCGTTAA
- a CDS encoding DoxX family protein, translating to MRPLGAAVLRIMLGVVFIAHGYYVYDVVTSDAPSAMITKRLGLPLGDYITSYILLAHFVGGIMLILGVFTRIAAMANLPIMMGAVVLFQFDQGFFLRGVIIDAAWGKADVVGYEYALFVLAAILAQCFLGTGALGLTKS from the coding sequence TTGCGCCCACTCGGCGCCGCCGTTCTCCGGATCATGCTGGGCGTGGTCTTTATCGCCCACGGCTACTACGTCTACGACGTAGTCACTTCCGACGCGCCCAGCGCGATGATCACCAAGCGGCTCGGCCTGCCCCTCGGCGACTACATCACGTCATACATACTCCTCGCCCATTTCGTCGGCGGCATCATGCTGATCCTCGGGGTCTTCACTCGCATTGCGGCGATGGCGAACCTGCCCATCATGATGGGGGCGGTAGTGCTGTTCCAGTTCGACCAGGGGTTCTTCCTGCGAGGGGTGATCATCGACGCCGCGTGGGGCAAGGCGGACGTGGTGGGCTACGAGTACGCGCTGTTCGTCCTGGCTGCGATCCTCGCCCAGTGCTTCCTCGGCACGGGCGCCCTCGGGCTGACCAAGAGCTAG
- a CDS encoding cyclic nucleotide-binding domain-containing protein → MELIGRILDGSIPQDLKDALRRADPSGPRVSHDEKIRHLEEVPLLADCTQKQLRSLSDISRVVEVPEGTSLTRAGQPGDEFFVILDGSAAVEKPGKKRVFLKPGDFFGEMSLLDGGPRSVTVRAATSLRVLVIDRKNFQELLREVPELTQRLLVTLSRRIRSLESADRS, encoded by the coding sequence ATGGAACTGATCGGCAGGATCCTCGACGGTTCGATCCCGCAGGACCTCAAAGATGCCCTGCGCCGAGCGGACCCCTCCGGGCCTCGCGTGAGCCATGACGAGAAGATCCGTCACCTGGAGGAAGTCCCGCTGCTCGCCGACTGCACCCAGAAGCAGCTGCGCTCGCTCTCCGACATCTCGCGCGTGGTCGAGGTGCCCGAGGGCACGTCGCTCACGCGGGCCGGGCAGCCCGGCGACGAGTTCTTCGTCATCCTCGACGGGTCGGCGGCCGTGGAGAAGCCGGGTAAGAAGCGGGTCTTCCTCAAGCCCGGCGATTTCTTCGGCGAGATGAGCCTCCTCGACGGAGGACCGCGCTCCGTGACGGTGCGGGCGGCGACGTCGCTCCGCGTGCTGGTGATCGACAGGAAGAACTTCCAGGAGCTGTTGCGCGAGGTGCCCGAGCTGACCCAGCGGCTCCTCGTCACGCTGTCCCGCCGCATCCGCTCGCTCGAGAGCGCCGACCGCAGCTGA